In bacterium, the following are encoded in one genomic region:
- a CDS encoding BMP family ABC transporter substrate-binding protein, which yields MSKQVLFIGLVAVFAVIAACAPEPTPAPTSAPATPAPAVKTLKACYIYVGPIGDIGWTHAHDQGRLYVEKKFPWLKTAYAEAVPEADADRFLDRFVVEEKCDVIFTTSFGYMDATIAAAKKYPDTIFFHVSGFKRAPNVGTLMADFYQIYYLNGLMAGATTKSGKIGYVGAHPIPEVVRHIDAFTLGVREVNPKATVDVRWIFAWYDPAKARQAAEALIAAGVDVLAFTEDTATVIQVAEEYTTQKGKPVYAFGHYSPMAQFGPNALISGQLVNWGLLYEDILSKVYLGIYTNKNLGNVDYWWLLRERGVELGSKFDQPINPKFEAALKGVKVKEPLLGELTVYDLVLKRMEQMKDPAMLFDPFTGPIKDQAGKERVKPGQRLNYGELLNIDWFVKGVVGSPKP from the coding sequence ATGTCTAAGCAAGTTCTGTTCATCGGTTTGGTCGCCGTGTTCGCGGTGATCGCCGCGTGCGCGCCCGAGCCCACGCCGGCGCCAACGTCTGCCCCGGCGACGCCTGCGCCGGCAGTGAAAACACTCAAAGCGTGCTACATCTATGTCGGTCCCATCGGCGACATTGGATGGACGCACGCGCATGACCAGGGACGCCTCTACGTCGAGAAGAAATTCCCCTGGCTGAAGACGGCTTACGCAGAGGCGGTGCCCGAGGCGGACGCCGATCGGTTCCTGGATCGCTTTGTGGTGGAAGAAAAGTGCGATGTCATCTTCACCACCAGTTTCGGGTATATGGACGCGACGATTGCCGCGGCCAAGAAATACCCGGACACGATCTTCTTCCACGTCTCCGGGTTCAAGCGGGCACCCAACGTCGGCACGCTGATGGCTGACTTTTACCAGATCTACTACCTGAACGGCTTGATGGCGGGCGCGACGACCAAGAGCGGGAAGATCGGCTACGTGGGTGCACACCCAATCCCCGAAGTCGTTCGCCACATTGACGCTTTCACGCTTGGCGTGCGGGAGGTCAATCCCAAGGCGACCGTAGATGTGCGCTGGATCTTTGCCTGGTACGATCCCGCCAAAGCACGTCAGGCGGCTGAGGCGTTGATCGCGGCGGGCGTTGACGTGCTCGCCTTCACCGAAGACACTGCCACGGTCATCCAGGTGGCTGAAGAGTACACGACGCAGAAGGGCAAGCCGGTGTATGCCTTCGGTCACTACAGCCCAATGGCGCAGTTTGGTCCCAACGCGCTCATCAGCGGGCAGTTAGTCAACTGGGGCTTGTTGTACGAGGACATCCTGAGCAAGGTCTATCTGGGTATCTACACCAACAAGAACTTGGGAAACGTGGACTACTGGTGGCTCTTGCGTGAGCGCGGCGTGGAACTGGGCAGCAAGTTCGATCAGCCGATCAATCCCAAGTTCGAGGCGGCGTTGAAGGGTGTGAAGGTGAAGGAGCCGCTGCTGGGTGAACTCACGGTGTACGATCTGGTCCTCAAGCGAATGGAGCAGATGAAAGACCCGGCGATGTTGTTCGATCCCTTCACCGGACCGATCAAGGATCAGGCGGGGAAAGAGCGCGTCAAGCCCGGTCAACGCCTCAACTATGGCGAACTGCTGAACATTGATTGGTTCGTCAAAGGTGTGGTGGGCAGCCCCAAGCCATAA